One Tessaracoccus lacteus DNA window includes the following coding sequences:
- the cmtR gene encoding Cd(II)/Pb(II)-sensing metalloregulatory transcriptional regulator CmtR gives MLTISDRLDVMNRLGRAMADPTRSRILLTLLAGPSYPAVLSRELGLSRSNVSNHLTCLRGCGIVVAEPEGRQTRYEVADPHLARALTALVDVTLAVDESVPCMDPDCGVEGCQAGEVRA, from the coding sequence ATGCTGACTATTTCCGATCGACTCGACGTGATGAACCGGCTCGGCCGAGCTATGGCCGACCCGACCCGCTCCCGCATTCTGCTGACCCTGCTGGCCGGGCCGAGCTACCCGGCGGTGCTGTCCCGCGAGCTGGGGTTGTCGCGCTCGAACGTGTCGAACCATCTGACATGCCTGCGCGGGTGCGGGATCGTGGTGGCCGAGCCCGAGGGCCGACAGACCCGCTACGAGGTGGCAGACCCGCACCTGGCCCGCGCGCTGACGGCGCTGGTGGATGTCACGCTCGCGGTTGACGAGAGCGTGCCGTGCATGGACCCGGACTGCGGGGTCGAGGGTTGCCAGGCGGGGGAGGTGCGGGCGTGA